Proteins encoded together in one Janthinobacterium tructae window:
- a CDS encoding efflux RND transporter permease subunit — protein sequence MSGGFNLSALAVRERSVTLFLICLISLAGLLSFFKLGRAEDPAFTVKVMTIVTAWPGASAREMQDQVAEKIEKRLQELRWYERAETYTTPGLAFTTLTLLDSTPPDQVQAEFYQARKKAGDEAANLPSGVIGPMINDEYADVTFALFALKARGEPQRLLVREAETLRQRLLHVPGVKKVNIIGEQAERIYVEFSQERLATLGIRAQDVFAALHGQNALTPAGSVQTRGPQVFIRLDGALDALQKIRDTPVVAQGRTLALSDIATVRRGHEDPASFMVRNGGEPALLLGVVMRDGWNGLDLGKALEQEVTAIGSEMPLGMSLAKVTDQAVNIGAAVDEFMLKFLAALLVVMLVCFVSMGWRVGIVVAAAVPLTLAVVFIVMAATGKNFDRITLGSLILGLGLLVDDAIIAIEMMVVKMEEGYSRIAASAYAWSHTAAPMLAGTLVTAVGFMPNGFARSSAGEYTSNMFWIVGIALIASWVVAVVFTPYLGVKLLPELKKVAGGHDALYDTPRYHRFRRLLGRVIASKWLVFATVIGLFVLAVLGMAVVKKQFFPISDRPEVLIEVQLPYGSAIGQTSGAAAKVEAWLARQPEAKIVTAYVGQGAPRFYLAMGPELPDPSFAKIVVRTDSQQARDILKQRLRVAIAAGLAPEARVRVTQLVFGPYSPFPVAYRVSGPDPEVLRTIAGQVQRVMQASPMMRTVNTDWGTRTPTLHFSLQQDRLQAMGLSSGAVAQQLQFLLSGVPVTAVREDIRTVQVVARAAGDMRLDPAHIADLTLAGANGERIALSQVGTVEVRWEEPVLRRRDRQPTITVRGDIADGMQPPDVSGAITAQLRSIIDTLPGGYRIEQAGSIEESAKATRAMLPLFPIMLALTLLMIILQVRSMSAMVMVFLTSPLGLIGVVPTLILFQQPFGINALVGLIALSGILMRNTLILIGQIHHNEAAGLAPFDAVVEATVQRARPVILTALAAILAFIPLTHSVFWGTLAYTLIGGTFAGTVLTLVFLPAMYAIWFRIRPQAV from the coding sequence ATGAGCGGCGGCTTCAACCTGTCGGCGCTGGCCGTGCGCGAGCGTTCCGTCACGCTGTTCCTGATCTGCCTGATATCGCTGGCCGGCCTGTTGTCCTTCTTCAAGCTGGGACGGGCGGAAGACCCGGCCTTCACGGTCAAGGTGATGACCATCGTCACCGCCTGGCCAGGCGCCAGCGCGCGCGAAATGCAGGACCAGGTGGCCGAAAAGATCGAAAAGCGCCTGCAGGAGTTGCGCTGGTACGAGCGCGCCGAAACCTATACCACGCCCGGCCTGGCGTTCACTACCCTGACCCTGCTCGACAGCACGCCGCCCGACCAGGTGCAGGCCGAGTTTTACCAGGCGCGCAAGAAGGCTGGCGACGAGGCGGCCAACCTGCCGTCCGGCGTCATCGGCCCCATGATCAACGACGAATACGCGGACGTCACCTTTGCCCTGTTTGCGCTCAAGGCGCGGGGCGAGCCGCAGCGCCTGCTGGTGCGCGAGGCTGAAACCTTGCGCCAGCGCCTGCTGCACGTGCCGGGCGTGAAGAAGGTCAATATCATCGGCGAGCAGGCCGAACGCATCTATGTCGAGTTTTCCCAGGAGCGCCTGGCCACCCTGGGCATCAGGGCGCAGGACGTGTTTGCGGCGTTGCACGGCCAGAATGCACTCACGCCAGCCGGTTCGGTCCAGACGCGGGGGCCGCAGGTGTTCATCCGTCTCGACGGCGCGCTCGACGCGCTGCAAAAGATCCGCGACACGCCGGTGGTGGCGCAGGGCCGCACGCTGGCCCTGTCCGATATCGCCACCGTGCGTCGCGGCCACGAGGACCCGGCCAGCTTCATGGTGCGCAATGGCGGAGAGCCGGCGCTGTTGCTGGGTGTGGTCATGCGCGATGGCTGGAATGGCCTGGACCTGGGCAAGGCGCTGGAGCAGGAAGTGACGGCCATCGGCAGTGAAATGCCGCTGGGTATGAGCCTGGCCAAGGTCACCGACCAGGCTGTCAATATCGGCGCGGCCGTGGATGAATTCATGCTCAAGTTCCTCGCCGCGCTGCTGGTGGTGATGCTGGTGTGTTTTGTCAGCATGGGCTGGCGCGTCGGCATCGTCGTTGCCGCCGCCGTGCCGCTGACCCTTGCCGTCGTGTTCATCGTGATGGCCGCGACAGGCAAGAATTTCGACCGCATCACCCTCGGTTCCCTGATCCTGGGACTGGGCCTGCTGGTGGACGACGCCATCATCGCCATCGAGATGATGGTGGTCAAGATGGAAGAGGGCTACAGCCGCATTGCCGCTTCCGCCTATGCCTGGAGCCATACGGCCGCGCCCATGCTGGCGGGCACCCTGGTCACGGCCGTCGGCTTCATGCCCAACGGCTTTGCCCGCTCCAGCGCCGGCGAGTACACCAGCAATATGTTCTGGATCGTCGGCATCGCCCTGATCGCCTCATGGGTGGTGGCCGTGGTGTTTACGCCTTACCTGGGCGTGAAGCTCCTGCCCGAGCTGAAAAAGGTCGCCGGCGGCCATGATGCGTTGTACGACACGCCGCGCTACCACCGCTTTCGCCGCCTGCTGGGACGCGTGATCGCCAGTAAATGGCTGGTGTTCGCCACCGTGATCGGCCTGTTCGTGCTGGCCGTGCTGGGCATGGCCGTCGTCAAGAAACAGTTTTTCCCCATCTCCGACCGTCCTGAAGTGCTGATCGAAGTGCAACTGCCTTACGGCAGCGCGATCGGGCAGACCAGCGGCGCGGCGGCGAAAGTGGAAGCCTGGCTGGCGCGCCAGCCCGAGGCGAAGATCGTCACTGCCTATGTTGGCCAGGGCGCACCGCGCTTTTACCTGGCGATGGGGCCGGAATTGCCCGATCCTTCGTTTGCCAAGATCGTCGTGCGCACCGACAGCCAGCAAGCGCGGGACATCCTCAAGCAGCGTTTGCGCGTGGCCATTGCCGCCGGCCTGGCGCCGGAGGCGCGCGTGCGGGTCACGCAACTGGTGTTCGGCCCGTATTCGCCGTTTCCCGTCGCCTACCGCGTCAGCGGCCCGGACCCCGAGGTGCTGCGCACCATCGCCGGCCAGGTGCAGCGCGTGATGCAGGCCAGTCCCATGATGCGCACCGTCAATACCGACTGGGGCACGCGTACCCCCACCCTGCATTTCAGCCTGCAGCAGGACCGTTTGCAAGCCATGGGGCTGAGCTCAGGCGCCGTGGCGCAGCAGCTGCAGTTCCTGCTCAGCGGCGTACCCGTCACCGCCGTGCGTGAAGATATCCGCACGGTGCAGGTGGTGGCGCGCGCGGCCGGCGACATGCGCCTGGACCCGGCCCATATCGCCGACCTGACCCTGGCTGGCGCCAACGGCGAGCGCATCGCGCTGTCGCAGGTGGGCACGGTCGAGGTACGCTGGGAAGAGCCGGTGCTGCGCCGGAGAGATCGCCAGCCGACGATCACCGTGCGCGGCGACATCGCCGACGGCATGCAGCCGCCCGACGTGTCGGGCGCCATCACGGCGCAGCTGCGCTCCATCATCGATACACTGCCAGGCGGCTACCGCATCGAGCAGGCCGGCTCGATCGAGGAATCGGCGAAGGCGACGCGGGCCATGCTGCCCCTGTTCCCCATCATGCTGGCGTTGACCCTGCTGATGATCATTCTGCAGGTGCGCTCGATGTCGGCCATGGTCATGGTCTTCCTGACCAGTCCACTGGGCTTGATCGGCGTCGTGCCCACCCTGATCCTGTTCCAGCAGCCGTTCGGCATCAATGCGCTGGTCGGCCTGATCGCACTGTCGGGCATTTTGATGCGCAACACGCTGATCCTGATCGGCCAGATCCACCATAACGAGGCGGCCGGGCTGGCGCCTTTCGATGCCGTCGTCGAAGCGACCGTGCAGCGCGCCAGGCCGGTGATCCTTACCGCCCTGGCGGCCATCCTGGCCTTCATTCCGCTGACCCATTCGGTCTTCTGGGGCACGCTGGCCTACACCCTGATCGGCGGCACGTTTGCCGGCACGGTGCTGACCTTGGTGTTTCTGCCGGCGATGTATGCGATCTGGTTCAGAATACGGCCGCAGGCTGTATAG
- a CDS encoding helix-turn-helix transcriptional regulator, whose protein sequence is MHKPDTRTVSNRIAQQCARAMQADGHDPADFFRHTGITPAQLTEPGGRINAERHRRMTAYAQQLPQHRGLLDLDVTHWFAHYSGIAHVCFNRPTLRSALHELLHLRGLIGEFDFMLMSENGTRIEIEYLSEFCPLGGAMQALANFRMLSLVARAYDDGAATAFHASFQGKAPWYAPAIAECFGAAASFGQARNTLTFDAPALDRPFAQFNAMLAPHALRHAQGQLQQLQGAQLFSARVEQAIIDLLGRQADVDGTSLLPALCDGLAMNRWTLQRQLQQEQTSFRALELRAKSRESRRLLRETNLSVADISERLGFSSQSAFTRFFKNQFELPPARYRQDAAGV, encoded by the coding sequence TTGCACAAACCCGACACGCGCACGGTTTCGAACCGCATCGCGCAGCAATGCGCGCGCGCCATGCAGGCCGATGGGCACGACCCCGCCGACTTTTTCCGCCACACGGGCATCACGCCGGCGCAGCTCACGGAACCTGGCGGGCGCATCAACGCCGAACGGCACCGCCGCATGACGGCCTACGCCCAGCAATTGCCGCAGCACCGCGGCCTGCTTGATCTCGACGTGACGCACTGGTTCGCGCATTACTCGGGCATCGCCCACGTCTGCTTCAACCGCCCCACCCTGCGCAGCGCGCTGCACGAGCTGCTGCACTTGCGGGGCCTGATCGGCGAATTCGACTTCATGCTGATGAGCGAGAATGGCACGCGCATCGAAATCGAATACCTGTCCGAGTTCTGCCCGCTGGGGGGCGCCATGCAGGCGCTGGCCAATTTCCGCATGCTGTCGCTGGTCGCGCGCGCCTACGACGATGGTGCTGCCACCGCCTTCCATGCCAGCTTCCAGGGCAAGGCGCCGTGGTACGCGCCCGCCATTGCCGAGTGCTTCGGCGCCGCCGCAAGCTTCGGCCAGGCGCGCAACACGCTGACGTTCGACGCGCCGGCGCTGGACCGGCCCTTTGCCCAGTTCAACGCCATGCTGGCGCCGCACGCGCTGCGGCACGCGCAGGGGCAATTGCAACAGTTGCAGGGCGCGCAGCTGTTTTCGGCCCGCGTGGAGCAAGCCATCATCGATTTGCTGGGCCGGCAGGCCGACGTGGACGGCACCTCGCTGCTGCCAGCCCTGTGCGACGGCCTGGCGATGAACCGCTGGACCTTGCAGCGCCAGCTGCAGCAGGAGCAGACCTCGTTCCGCGCGCTGGAATTGCGCGCCAAGAGCCGCGAATCGCGCCGCCTGCTGCGCGAAACGAACCTGAGCGTGGCGGACATCAGCGAACGCCTGGGCTTTTCCTCGCAAAGCGCGTTCACCCGCTTTTTCAAGAACCAGTTCGAACTGCCGCCAGCGCGCTACCGGCAGGATGCGGCCGGAGTTTAA
- a CDS encoding glycoside hydrolase family 3 protein gives MMNCTLKPMARVVAGCVTTLALAACGNNDSEQYTQPVFGTTTFSQLNVDGYAFKDMNRNGKIDPYEDWRLTAEARADDLLSRMSLDEKAGLMMHGTAPTVSDPSGIGLGGAYDLTALQDLIVKQYVNTFITRMAGDTANMASQYNKVQALSETSRHGIPVSISTDPRHHFQYTVGASAGTKGFSQWPETLGLAAIGDDALVRRFGDIARQEYLAVGITQALSPQADLATEPRWSRINGTFGEDADLAKRMVQHYIEGFQDGNTGLHDGSVVAVVKHWVGYGATKEGYDGHNYYGRYMTYPGNNFAYHVKPFEGAFTAKAASVMPTYALPDGNISIDGITLEQVAAGFSKTMLTDLLRGKYGFEGVILSDWGITSDCDANCRNGTAPGVAPSFIGFGTPWGMEDATKAERYVKAVTAGMDQFGGVTEAPYLTQAVQRGQLTEARVNASARRILIQKFKQGLFEHPFVDAAKAAATVGKADFIEAGLDAQRRSLVLLENKDKVLPLAASVKKIYLYGIDAAVAQQYGYTVVATPQEADVALLRVAAPYETLHPNYIFGSMQHEGRLNYVDGDADYEAIKNAAKNAPKTVVTVYLDRPAILGNVQDKASAILANFGVSDGALFDVLTGKAKPQGKLPFELPSSMAEVQVQKSDLPYDTAHPLYKFGYGLAY, from the coding sequence ATGATGAATTGCACTTTGAAACCGATGGCCCGCGTGGTCGCCGGCTGCGTCACCACGCTTGCCCTGGCCGCCTGCGGCAATAACGACAGCGAGCAGTACACGCAGCCCGTGTTTGGCACCACCACTTTTAGCCAGCTGAATGTCGACGGCTATGCCTTCAAGGATATGAATCGCAACGGCAAGATCGACCCTTACGAAGACTGGCGCCTGACGGCCGAGGCGCGCGCCGACGATCTGCTGTCGCGCATGAGCCTTGATGAAAAAGCGGGCCTGATGATGCATGGCACGGCGCCCACCGTGTCCGATCCTTCCGGCATCGGCCTGGGCGGCGCGTATGACTTGACGGCCCTGCAGGACCTGATCGTCAAGCAGTACGTCAACACCTTCATCACCCGCATGGCGGGCGACACGGCCAACATGGCGTCCCAGTACAACAAGGTGCAGGCCCTGAGCGAAACCTCGCGCCATGGCATTCCCGTCTCCATCAGCACGGACCCGCGCCACCATTTCCAGTACACGGTGGGCGCCAGCGCCGGTACCAAGGGTTTCTCGCAGTGGCCGGAAACCCTGGGCCTGGCCGCTATCGGCGACGATGCGCTGGTGCGCCGCTTCGGCGACATCGCGCGCCAGGAATACCTGGCCGTCGGTATCACGCAAGCGCTGTCGCCGCAGGCCGATCTGGCCACCGAACCGCGCTGGTCGCGCATCAACGGCACCTTCGGCGAAGATGCGGACCTGGCCAAACGCATGGTGCAGCACTATATCGAGGGCTTCCAGGATGGCAATACGGGTTTGCATGACGGCAGCGTGGTGGCCGTCGTCAAGCACTGGGTCGGCTACGGCGCCACGAAAGAGGGCTACGACGGCCACAATTACTATGGCCGCTACATGACCTATCCAGGCAATAATTTTGCCTATCACGTGAAGCCGTTCGAAGGGGCATTCACGGCCAAGGCGGCTTCCGTCATGCCCACCTACGCTCTGCCGGACGGCAATATCAGCATCGATGGCATCACCCTGGAACAAGTGGCGGCCGGCTTCAGCAAGACCATGCTGACGGATCTGCTGCGCGGCAAATACGGTTTTGAAGGCGTGATCCTGTCCGACTGGGGCATCACTTCTGACTGCGACGCCAATTGCCGCAACGGCACGGCACCCGGCGTGGCGCCTTCCTTCATCGGTTTCGGCACGCCGTGGGGCATGGAAGACGCCACCAAGGCCGAGCGTTACGTCAAGGCCGTCACGGCGGGGATGGACCAGTTTGGCGGCGTGACGGAAGCGCCTTACCTGACGCAGGCCGTGCAGCGGGGCCAGCTGACGGAAGCGCGCGTCAACGCCTCGGCGCGGCGCATCCTGATCCAGAAATTCAAGCAAGGCCTGTTCGAGCATCCGTTCGTCGATGCGGCCAAGGCGGCCGCCACCGTGGGCAAGGCGGACTTCATCGAGGCGGGCCTGGATGCCCAGCGCCGCTCGCTGGTCCTGCTGGAAAACAAGGACAAGGTCTTGCCGCTGGCGGCCAGCGTCAAGAAGATCTACCTGTATGGCATCGATGCAGCCGTGGCGCAGCAGTATGGCTACACGGTGGTGGCCACGCCACAGGAAGCGGACGTGGCCCTGCTGCGCGTGGCCGCGCCGTATGAAACCTTGCACCCGAACTACATCTTCGGCAGCATGCAGCACGAGGGCCGCCTGAACTATGTCGATGGCGACGCCGACTACGAGGCGATCAAGAACGCGGCGAAGAACGCGCCGAAGACGGTGGTGACGGTGTACCTGGACCGCCCGGCCATCCTCGGCAACGTGCAGGACAAGGCCAGCGCCATCCTCGCCAACTTCGGCGTCAGCGACGGCGCGCTGTTCGATGTCCTGACGGGCAAGGCCAAGCCGCAAGGCAAGCTGCCGTTCGAGCTGCCATCGTCGATGGCCGAAGTGCAGGTGCAGAAATCGGACCTGCCGTATGACACGGCCCATCCGCTGTACAAGTTCGGTTACGGCTTGGCGTACTGA
- a CDS encoding efflux RND transporter periplasmic adaptor subunit, with the protein MRWRRLASSAVISALPLALSLGLTACGEKAQADPRTAIPLVRAATVQGAESGARTFTGVVAPRVQSELGFRVAGKVQERLVDAGQAVRRGQALMRLDAQDLQLLAQARQDAVTAERARARQTADEEARYRDLRGTGAISASAYDQVRALADAAAAQLKAAEAQADVARNALRYAVLVADADGIVTETLAEPGQVLAAGQLAVRLAHDGRREAAIQLPETLRPALGSTAQATLFGRPGASVPATLRQLSQNADRQTRTFEARYVLDAALSGAPLGATVTVRIAGSADAGDAVRVPLAALHDGGKGPGVWLIQGEPARLAWRPVKVRRLHDDGADVSGQLKSGERIVALGAHLLRDGEQVALEQAGAGARP; encoded by the coding sequence ATGCGCTGGCGCCGTCTTGCCTCATCTGCTGTCATCTCCGCCTTGCCCCTGGCCTTGTCCCTGGGCCTGACCGCCTGCGGCGAGAAGGCGCAAGCCGATCCGCGTACCGCCATACCGCTGGTGCGCGCCGCAACGGTGCAGGGTGCCGAGTCGGGTGCGCGTACCTTTACCGGCGTCGTCGCGCCACGCGTGCAAAGCGAACTGGGTTTTCGGGTCGCTGGCAAGGTGCAAGAGCGCCTGGTTGATGCCGGCCAGGCCGTGCGGCGGGGCCAGGCCTTGATGCGCCTGGATGCGCAGGACTTGCAACTGCTGGCCCAGGCGCGCCAGGACGCGGTCACGGCCGAGCGCGCCCGCGCGCGCCAGACGGCCGACGAGGAGGCGCGTTATCGCGACTTGCGCGGCACCGGCGCCATCTCGGCATCAGCCTACGACCAGGTCAGGGCGCTGGCCGACGCCGCTGCGGCCCAGCTCAAGGCAGCCGAAGCCCAGGCCGACGTGGCACGCAATGCCCTGCGCTACGCCGTGCTGGTGGCCGATGCCGATGGGATCGTGACGGAGACGCTGGCCGAACCGGGCCAGGTGCTCGCTGCCGGCCAGCTGGCGGTGCGCCTGGCCCATGACGGGCGGCGCGAAGCGGCGATCCAGCTGCCGGAAACCTTGCGCCCGGCGCTTGGTTCGACCGCCCAGGCCACGCTATTTGGCAGGCCGGGCGCCAGCGTGCCGGCCACGCTGCGGCAGCTGTCGCAGAACGCGGACCGGCAAACGCGCACCTTCGAGGCGCGCTATGTGCTCGATGCAGCGCTGTCGGGCGCGCCACTGGGCGCCACCGTCACGGTGCGCATTGCCGGTAGCGCCGATGCCGGCGATGCCGTACGGGTACCGCTCGCGGCTCTGCACGACGGAGGCAAGGGGCCGGGCGTGTGGCTGATCCAGGGCGAGCCGGCGCGGCTGGCCTGGCGGCCCGTCAAGGTGCGCCGCCTGCACGATGATGGCGCCGACGTCAGCGGCCAGCTCAAAAGCGGCGAACGCATCGTCGCGCTGGGCGCCCACCTGCTGCGCGACGGCGAGCAGGTCGCACTTGAGCAAGCGGGCGCGGGAGCGCGGCCATGA
- a CDS encoding DUF885 domain-containing protein, whose product MSVTPQLCKTVLVAALATALAMPAMAAVPATASASSAWVEASNRNAAIVLAAQAQFSPENASDTGLAQYDGLAADLGPNIVERQVAAMQKARAQLQQKLVAEKDERIRQDLQILMNAVDQEIMGAQLDAKYTLPWVDVPQMVFGSMQSLLQEQRPAARRAKALERLQRYVGQFPGSTPITQQAKARFAEKIGKPGLAGPVRLQVEQSLENVPTYIAGIRKLFADMKITGAEPALAAMEQQLNAYAAWERQVVLPLSRTDFRMAPELYAFRLKQVGIDIEPRELVERAQVAYLETRAAMQALAPVVSAKLALEGVDGSDYRQVLRALKADSIPNEQLEAHYKGVNTQLEERIARQRVVDIPARAMTMRLASAAESAAQPAPHMRPPPLIGNTGEHGQFVLPVSNPAASGKGEAYDDFNFAGAAWTLSAHEGRPGHELQFSAMVERGVSQARSLYAFNSVNVEGWALYAEAEMIPYEPAEGQFIALQFRMLRAARAMLDPMLNLGQVTREEAGRILTDEVMLSKAMARQELDRYTFNMPGQAGSYFYGYTRILQLRAETELALGAKFDRLAFNNFLLGQGLLPPYLLAKAVREQFIPAH is encoded by the coding sequence ATGTCCGTCACTCCGCAATTGTGCAAGACCGTGCTAGTCGCCGCGCTTGCAACCGCGCTGGCCATGCCCGCCATGGCCGCCGTCCCTGCAACTGCCAGCGCTTCATCGGCCTGGGTCGAGGCCAGCAACCGTAACGCGGCCATCGTGCTGGCGGCGCAGGCGCAGTTCTCGCCCGAAAACGCTTCCGACACGGGCCTGGCCCAGTACGACGGCCTGGCCGCCGACCTGGGACCCAATATTGTCGAACGCCAGGTGGCGGCCATGCAGAAGGCGCGCGCGCAATTGCAGCAAAAGCTGGTGGCGGAGAAAGATGAACGCATCCGCCAGGATCTGCAAATTCTGATGAACGCCGTCGACCAGGAAATCATGGGCGCCCAGCTGGACGCCAAGTACACCTTGCCGTGGGTCGATGTGCCGCAAATGGTCTTCGGCAGCATGCAAAGCCTGCTGCAGGAACAGCGCCCGGCCGCGCGCCGCGCCAAGGCGCTCGAGCGCCTGCAGCGCTACGTGGGCCAGTTTCCGGGCAGCACGCCGATCACGCAGCAGGCGAAGGCGCGCTTCGCGGAAAAAATCGGCAAGCCTGGCCTGGCGGGACCCGTGCGCCTGCAGGTGGAGCAGTCGCTGGAAAACGTGCCGACGTATATCGCCGGCATCCGCAAGCTGTTTGCCGACATGAAAATCACTGGCGCCGAACCTGCGCTGGCGGCCATGGAGCAGCAGCTAAACGCGTACGCGGCGTGGGAAAGACAGGTGGTGCTGCCTCTGTCGCGTACGGATTTCCGCATGGCGCCCGAGCTGTATGCATTCCGCCTGAAACAGGTGGGCATCGACATCGAGCCACGCGAGCTGGTCGAACGGGCGCAGGTGGCCTACCTGGAAACGCGCGCCGCCATGCAGGCGCTGGCGCCCGTGGTGTCGGCCAAGCTGGCCTTGGAGGGAGTCGACGGCTCGGATTACCGTCAGGTGCTGCGCGCACTGAAGGCCGATTCCATCCCCAACGAGCAGCTCGAGGCGCACTACAAGGGCGTCAATACGCAGCTCGAAGAACGCATCGCCCGGCAGCGCGTGGTCGATATCCCTGCGCGCGCCATGACCATGCGCCTGGCGTCCGCCGCCGAATCGGCGGCGCAGCCGGCACCGCATATGCGTCCGCCTCCGCTGATCGGCAATACGGGAGAACACGGCCAGTTCGTCCTCCCCGTCAGCAATCCGGCCGCCAGCGGCAAGGGCGAAGCGTATGACGATTTTAATTTCGCGGGCGCCGCATGGACCTTGAGCGCGCACGAAGGCCGCCCCGGCCACGAGCTGCAGTTCAGCGCCATGGTGGAGCGGGGCGTGTCGCAGGCGCGCAGCCTGTACGCGTTCAACAGTGTCAACGTGGAAGGCTGGGCGCTGTACGCGGAAGCGGAGATGATTCCCTACGAACCGGCCGAAGGCCAGTTCATCGCGCTGCAGTTCCGCATGCTGCGTGCGGCGCGCGCCATGCTCGACCCGATGCTGAACCTGGGACAGGTCACGCGCGAGGAAGCGGGGCGCATCCTGACGGACGAAGTGATGCTGTCGAAGGCGATGGCGCGCCAGGAACTGGACCGCTATACCTTCAACATGCCGGGCCAGGCGGGCAGCTATTTTTATGGCTATACGCGCATCCTGCAATTGCGCGCGGAAACGGAGCTGGCGCTGGGCGCGAAATTCGACCGCCTGGCCTTTAATAACTTCCTGCTGGGCCAGGGCCTGCTGCCGCCGTACCTGTTGGCCAAGGCCGTGCGCGAGCAGTTCATCCCGGCGCACTGA
- a CDS encoding TetR/AcrR family transcriptional regulator produces MNHTTLHPTMPSPARGPAGHDVREQIVVAATEYFSLYGYEKTTVSDLAKAIGFSKAYIYKFFESKQAIGEHICGNCLRQIETEVRAAVDAAAQPPEKLRRMFKASVEASLRLFFQDRKLYDIAASAATGRWPTVQAYELAMGALLQDILQQGRKTGDFERKTPLDETASAIYLVMRPYINPLLLQHSLETSETAPAQLSSLVLRSLSP; encoded by the coding sequence ATGAACCACACCACACTGCATCCAACAATGCCGTCGCCCGCGCGCGGCCCGGCCGGCCACGACGTGCGCGAGCAGATCGTCGTCGCCGCCACCGAATATTTCAGCCTGTATGGCTACGAAAAGACCACCGTGTCCGACCTGGCCAAGGCCATCGGCTTTTCCAAGGCGTATATCTACAAGTTCTTCGAGTCCAAGCAAGCCATCGGCGAGCATATCTGCGGCAACTGCCTGCGCCAGATCGAAACCGAGGTCAGGGCGGCGGTGGATGCCGCTGCCCAGCCGCCAGAGAAGCTGCGGCGCATGTTCAAGGCCAGCGTCGAGGCCAGCCTGCGGCTGTTCTTCCAGGACCGCAAGCTGTACGACATCGCCGCGTCGGCCGCCACCGGGCGCTGGCCGACGGTGCAGGCCTATGAGCTGGCCATGGGTGCCTTGCTGCAGGATATCTTGCAGCAGGGCCGCAAGACCGGCGACTTCGAGCGCAAGACGCCGCTCGACGAAACAGCCAGCGCGATCTACCTGGTGATGCGCCCCTACATCAATCCATTGCTGCTGCAGCACAGCCTGGAGACGAGCGAGACGGCGCCGGCACAATTGTCCAGCCTGGTGTTGCGCAGCTTGTCACCCTAG